The Aeromicrobium yanjiei genome includes a region encoding these proteins:
- the scpA gene encoding methylmalonyl-CoA mutase: MSIPESFSDLPLDPEQPYEPDPETYARATDGAEPWASPEGIEVEGLYTPADLEGLDALDTYPGLTPFLRGPYPAMYTTQPWTIRQYAGFSTAEESNAFYRRNLAAGQKGLSVAFDLATHRGYDSDNSRVVGDVGMAGVAIDSIYDTRKLFEGIPLDEMSVSMTMNGAVLPVLALYIVAAEEQGVPPEKLSGTIQNDILKEFMVRNTYIYPPAPSMRIISDIFAYTAQKMPRFNSISISGYHIQEAGATNDLELAYTLADGVEYIRAGLDVGLDIDAFAPRLSFFWAIGMNFYMEIAKMRAARALWAQLVADFNPKNPKSLSLRTHSQTSGWSLTAQDVYNNVGRTAIEAMAATQGHTQSLHTNALDEAIALPTDFSARIARNTQLLLQQESGTTDIIDPWGGSYYVERLTHDLANRAWAHIQEVEKAGGMSKAIEAGIPKMRIEEAAARTQARIDSGRQAVIGVNTYRLADEDPLDVLKVDNKAVYASQIAKLERLRAERNQDDVDEALAALTRSAERGSASDGSLDDNLLTLAVNAARAKATVGEISDALEKVYGRHQAVIRTISGVYRTEAGQADNVAKVIEATDEFEQAEGRRPRILVAKMGQDGHDRGQKVIVTAFADMGFDVDVGPLFSTPEEVAQQAIDADVHIVGVSSLAAGHLTLLPALKTSLEELGRPDIMVVIGGVIPPDDVETLKDMGAAAVFLPGTVIADSALDLLDKLRTTLQS, encoded by the coding sequence CTTCAGCGACCTGCCGCTCGATCCCGAGCAGCCGTACGAGCCCGACCCCGAGACGTACGCCCGCGCGACTGACGGCGCCGAGCCGTGGGCCTCGCCCGAGGGCATCGAGGTCGAGGGCCTCTACACGCCCGCGGACCTCGAGGGCCTCGACGCGCTCGACACCTATCCGGGCCTCACCCCGTTCCTGCGCGGCCCCTACCCGGCGATGTACACGACGCAGCCGTGGACGATCCGCCAGTACGCCGGCTTCTCCACCGCGGAGGAGTCCAATGCGTTCTACCGCCGCAACCTCGCGGCCGGGCAGAAGGGGCTCTCGGTCGCGTTCGACCTGGCGACCCACCGCGGCTACGACTCGGACAATTCGCGCGTCGTGGGCGACGTCGGTATGGCCGGTGTCGCGATCGACTCGATCTACGACACGCGCAAGCTGTTCGAGGGCATCCCGCTCGACGAGATGAGCGTGTCGATGACGATGAACGGCGCGGTCCTGCCGGTGCTCGCGCTCTACATCGTCGCGGCCGAGGAGCAGGGCGTCCCGCCCGAGAAGCTGTCGGGGACCATCCAGAACGACATCCTCAAAGAGTTCATGGTCCGCAACACCTACATCTACCCGCCCGCGCCGTCGATGCGGATCATCTCGGACATCTTCGCGTACACCGCGCAGAAGATGCCTCGGTTCAACTCGATCTCGATCTCGGGCTATCACATCCAGGAGGCCGGGGCGACGAACGACCTCGAGCTGGCGTACACGCTGGCCGACGGCGTCGAGTACATCCGGGCCGGCCTCGACGTGGGCCTGGACATCGACGCGTTCGCACCGCGCCTCAGCTTCTTCTGGGCGATCGGCATGAACTTCTACATGGAGATCGCCAAGATGCGCGCCGCGCGCGCTCTCTGGGCGCAGCTCGTGGCGGACTTCAACCCCAAGAACCCCAAGAGCCTGAGCCTGCGGACGCACAGCCAGACGTCGGGCTGGTCGCTGACCGCGCAGGACGTCTACAACAACGTCGGGCGCACCGCGATCGAGGCGATGGCCGCGACCCAGGGACACACGCAGTCGCTGCACACCAACGCCCTCGACGAGGCGATCGCACTGCCGACCGACTTCAGCGCCCGCATCGCGCGCAACACCCAGCTGCTGCTGCAGCAGGAGTCCGGCACGACCGACATCATCGACCCGTGGGGCGGCTCCTACTACGTCGAGCGCCTGACCCACGACCTCGCGAACCGCGCCTGGGCGCACATCCAGGAGGTCGAGAAGGCCGGCGGCATGTCCAAGGCCATCGAGGCCGGCATCCCCAAGATGCGCATCGAGGAGGCTGCCGCGCGTACGCAGGCGCGGATCGACTCGGGCCGGCAGGCCGTGATCGGGGTCAACACGTACCGGCTCGCCGACGAGGATCCCCTCGACGTGCTCAAGGTTGACAACAAGGCGGTCTACGCCTCGCAGATCGCCAAGCTCGAGCGGCTGCGCGCCGAGCGCAACCAGGACGACGTCGACGAGGCGCTCGCGGCGCTGACGCGCAGCGCGGAGCGTGGCTCGGCCAGCGACGGATCGCTCGACGACAACCTGCTGACGCTCGCGGTCAATGCGGCCCGCGCCAAGGCGACGGTCGGCGAGATCTCCGACGCGCTGGAGAAGGTCTACGGACGTCACCAGGCGGTCATCCGTACGATCTCAGGTGTGTACCGCACCGAGGCAGGGCAGGCCGACAACGTCGCCAAGGTCATCGAGGCCACCGACGAGTTCGAGCAGGCCGAGGGCCGTCGCCCCCGCATCCTGGTCGCCAAGATGGGCCAGGACGGGCACGACCGCGGCCAGAAGGTCATCGTCACGGCGTTCGCCGACATGGGCTTCGACGTCGACGTGGGCCCCCTGTTCTCGACGCCCGAGGAGGTCGCCCAGCAGGCGATCGACGCCGACGTGCACATCGTCGGCGTGTCCTCGCTGGCTGCGGGTCACCTGACCCTGCTGCCCGCGCTCAAGACGTCGTTGGAGGAGCTCGGCCGTCCCGACATCATGGTCGTCATCGGCGGCGTCATCCCGCCCGACGACGTCGAGACGCTCAAGGACATGGGCGCGGCCGCGGTGTTCCTGCCGGGCACGGTCATCGCCGACTCGGCACTGGACCTGCTCGACAAGCTGCGCACGACCCTGCAGTCGTGA
- the meaB gene encoding methylmalonyl Co-A mutase-associated GTPase MeaB — translation MVDVAELADDVRVGKRAAISRAITLVESSRGDHRAEARELLSLLSDPEHGGGIGGAIRVGISGVPGVGKSTFIEALGTHLIDEGHRVGVLAVDPSSVRTGGSVLGDKTRMAKLSVTPDAFIRPSPSAGTLGGVARATSQAMTVLEAAGFDVILVETVGVGQSEITVAGMVDTFLFLTIARTGDQLQGIKKGILEIADVVAVNKADGDRAQEAEGTSRELAGALRLVYAGGTGWVPPVLSCSALEGTGIDTVWARVIRHREFMGTRGLREKRAQQQLDFTWALVRDELDQRLRTNPAVAAMREEIREAVLSGELPAAAAADRILEAYDS, via the coding sequence ATGGTCGACGTCGCGGAGCTCGCCGACGACGTGCGCGTCGGCAAGCGCGCGGCCATCTCGCGGGCGATCACGCTGGTCGAGTCGAGCCGCGGCGACCACCGCGCCGAGGCACGGGAGCTGCTGAGCCTGCTCAGCGATCCCGAACACGGCGGTGGGATCGGCGGCGCGATCCGGGTCGGCATCTCGGGCGTCCCCGGAGTGGGCAAGTCGACCTTCATCGAGGCGCTCGGCACCCACCTGATCGACGAGGGACACCGCGTCGGCGTGCTCGCGGTGGACCCGTCCAGCGTGCGTACCGGCGGCTCGGTGCTGGGCGACAAGACGCGCATGGCGAAGCTGTCGGTCACTCCCGACGCGTTCATCCGCCCGTCGCCGAGCGCGGGCACCCTCGGTGGCGTCGCGCGGGCGACGAGCCAGGCGATGACGGTGCTGGAGGCCGCGGGGTTCGACGTCATCCTGGTCGAGACGGTCGGGGTGGGACAGTCCGAGATCACCGTCGCGGGCATGGTCGACACCTTCTTGTTCCTGACGATCGCGCGAACGGGTGACCAGCTCCAGGGGATCAAGAAGGGCATCCTGGAGATCGCGGACGTCGTGGCGGTCAACAAGGCCGACGGCGACCGGGCGCAGGAGGCCGAGGGGACGTCGCGCGAGCTCGCCGGCGCGTTGCGGCTCGTGTACGCCGGGGGGACCGGGTGGGTCCCGCCCGTGCTGAGCTGCTCGGCGCTCGAGGGCACCGGCATCGACACGGTGTGGGCGCGCGTCATCCGTCACCGCGAGTTCATGGGCACCCGTGGGCTGCGCGAGAAGCGGGCGCAGCAGCAGCTCGACTTCACCTGGGCGCTCGTGCGCGACGAGCTGGACCAGCGCCTGCGCACCAACCCCGCCGTCGCGGCGATGCGCGAGGAGATCCGCGAGGCGGTCCTGTCCGGCGAGCTGCCCGCCGCGGCCGCCGCCGACAGGATCCTCGAGGCCTACGACTCCTGA